From one Caminicella sporogenes DSM 14501 genomic stretch:
- a CDS encoding aldo/keto reductase: MQYNILGKTNIRVSKLCFGGLTVGPLQANLPLEEGARVIREAFDRGVNFIDTAELYKTYGYINKALGNKYRNDIVIATKSYAYSKETAEKSLKKALDELNRDYIDIFLLHEQENEYTLKGHYEALEYFIKMKEKGIIRAVGISTHTIAAVKASINMDEIEVIHPIINKNGLGIQDGTVDEMVEVLKLAKDKGKGIYGMKPLGGGNLLNNIDECFEFVLNLPFLDSIAVGMQRVEEVIANVCRFNGEKVPKEIEDKLSRQNRRLHIDFWCERCGRCVEACKANALRIENDKVVVDKDKCVLCGYCSSYCPLFCIKVV; encoded by the coding sequence ATGCAGTATAATATTTTAGGAAAGACTAATATAAGAGTTTCAAAACTTTGTTTTGGAGGATTGACGGTAGGACCGCTTCAAGCAAATTTGCCTTTGGAAGAAGGAGCTAGAGTAATAAGAGAGGCATTTGATAGAGGTGTCAATTTTATAGATACAGCTGAGTTGTATAAAACATACGGTTATATAAATAAAGCTTTAGGAAATAAATATAGGAATGATATAGTTATAGCTACTAAATCGTATGCATATTCTAAAGAAACAGCAGAAAAGAGCTTAAAAAAAGCTTTAGATGAGTTAAATAGAGATTATATAGATATTTTTCTTTTACATGAGCAAGAAAATGAGTATACATTAAAAGGGCATTATGAGGCATTAGAGTATTTTATAAAGATGAAAGAAAAAGGAATAATTAGAGCAGTTGGAATATCTACTCATACAATTGCAGCTGTTAAAGCTAGCATAAATATGGATGAAATTGAAGTTATACATCCGATTATAAATAAAAATGGATTAGGTATACAAGACGGTACTGTCGATGAGATGGTAGAAGTATTAAAATTAGCTAAAGACAAGGGCAAGGGAATATATGGAATGAAACCTTTAGGCGGAGGAAATCTACTAAATAACATTGACGAATGTTTTGAATTTGTTTTAAACTTGCCATTTTTAGACTCTATTGCTGTTGGTATGCAGAGAGTTGAAGAAGTTATTGCAAATGTATGTAGATTTAATGGTGAAAAAGTGCCAAAGGAAATAGAAGATAAGCTTTCGAGACAAAATAGGAGGCTACATATAGATTTTTGGTGTGAAAGATGTGGAAGATGTGTTGAGGCATGTAAAGCAAATGCATTAAGAATTGAAAACGACAAAGTAGTTGTAGATAAAGATAAATGTGTTTTATGTGGCTATTGCAGCAGTTATTGTCCTTTGTTTTGTATTAAAGTAGTTTAG
- the alaS gene encoding alanine--tRNA ligase — translation MEKMSLNEIRKKFLDFFKSKGHYVKSSYSLVPQNDKSLLLINAGMAPLKPYFMGIETPPSTRMATCQKCIRTGDIENVGKTARHATFFEMLGNFSFGDYFKEESITWGWEFCTEHLKMPVEKLWVSIYEEDDEAFEIWNKKIGVPEEKIVRLGKEDNFWEIGTGPCGPCSEIYFDRGEEYGCGSEDCKPGCDCDRYVEFWNHVFTQFDKDENGICHPLPKPNIDTGMGLERVACIIQNVDSIFEIDTIKHILNGVVKIANKKYGISEKDDISIRIITDHIRAVTFMVGDGILPSNEGRGYVLRRLLRRAARHGKLLGIESSFLNELVDRVIEVSGEAYPELIERRDYIKKVIAIEEERFQQTIDQGMEILREFIQKLKENNEETLSGENAFKLYDTYGFPLDLTKEILEEENMKVDEKAFNEEMEKQRERARSAREELNEAGWESDELFDLSEGINSKFVGYDEYETESKILAIIRDKEIVDDAEKGDEITIILDKTPFYPEGGGQVGDRGKIYGKNFKIEIYDCKKGKNNIVFHIGKVVEGKVCINENVKASIDVERRIDTARNHTATHLLHKALKEVLGGHVEQAGSLVTPDRLRFDFTHFQGITNEEIEEIEKIVNKKIFESIKVDIIETSLDNAKKMGATALFGEKYGQVVRVVSIGEFSRELCGGTHVRNSSEISLFKIISESGVAAGVRRIEAITGRAVYKYMSEMNKKIKNIAVALKTNVNDIENKIEVLNMELKNLQKENDMLKNKLASSSLDEIINSAENIEGINVVAYKLENLDMNSVRNLGDKLRDKLGNSFIVLGSEKDGKVNFIAMASDEAVKKGIHSGKIIKEVASIAGGGGGGRPNMAQAGAKDPSKIDKALSKVKELVLNSIK, via the coding sequence GTGGAAAAAATGAGTTTAAATGAGATAAGAAAAAAGTTTTTAGATTTTTTTAAGAGTAAAGGTCATTATGTAAAATCTAGTTATTCACTTGTACCTCAAAACGATAAGAGTTTATTATTAATTAATGCAGGTATGGCACCATTAAAACCGTATTTTATGGGAATAGAAACTCCACCGAGCACTAGAATGGCAACATGTCAAAAGTGTATACGAACAGGAGATATAGAGAATGTAGGTAAAACTGCAAGACATGCGACTTTTTTTGAAATGCTTGGAAACTTTTCTTTTGGTGATTATTTTAAAGAAGAATCTATTACATGGGGTTGGGAATTTTGTACTGAGCATTTAAAGATGCCTGTTGAAAAATTATGGGTATCTATATATGAAGAAGATGATGAAGCATTTGAAATTTGGAATAAAAAGATAGGAGTACCTGAAGAAAAGATAGTTAGGCTGGGGAAAGAAGATAATTTTTGGGAAATAGGTACTGGTCCATGTGGACCTTGTTCAGAAATTTATTTTGACAGAGGAGAAGAATATGGCTGTGGAAGTGAAGATTGTAAGCCGGGTTGCGACTGTGACAGATATGTAGAATTTTGGAATCATGTATTTACTCAATTTGATAAAGATGAAAATGGTATATGTCATCCACTTCCAAAACCAAATATTGATACGGGAATGGGACTTGAAAGAGTTGCTTGTATAATACAAAATGTAGATTCAATTTTTGAAATAGATACTATAAAACATATACTTAATGGCGTTGTAAAAATAGCAAATAAAAAATATGGTATCAGTGAAAAAGATGACATATCAATTAGAATAATTACTGACCATATTAGAGCAGTTACTTTTATGGTAGGAGATGGAATCCTTCCAAGCAATGAAGGTAGAGGATATGTTTTGAGAAGATTATTAAGAAGGGCTGCTCGTCACGGTAAATTATTGGGAATTGAAAGTAGTTTTTTAAACGAATTAGTTGATAGAGTTATAGAAGTTTCAGGAGAAGCCTATCCAGAGCTTATAGAAAGAAGAGATTATATTAAGAAAGTCATAGCTATAGAAGAAGAAAGATTCCAGCAGACAATAGATCAGGGCATGGAAATATTAAGAGAATTTATCCAGAAACTAAAAGAAAATAATGAGGAAACTTTATCTGGTGAAAATGCATTTAAGTTGTATGATACATATGGTTTTCCATTAGATTTAACTAAGGAAATTTTAGAAGAAGAAAATATGAAAGTTGATGAAAAGGCATTTAATGAGGAAATGGAAAAACAGAGAGAAAGAGCTAGAAGTGCCAGAGAAGAATTAAACGAAGCTGGTTGGGAATCTGATGAATTATTTGATTTATCAGAAGGAATAAATTCAAAGTTTGTTGGATATGATGAATATGAAACGGAAAGTAAGATATTAGCTATTATTAGAGATAAAGAAATAGTAGATGATGCCGAAAAAGGTGATGAAATTACTATTATACTTGATAAAACTCCATTTTATCCTGAAGGTGGAGGACAGGTAGGAGATAGAGGAAAAATCTATGGTAAAAATTTCAAAATAGAGATTTATGACTGCAAAAAAGGAAAGAATAATATAGTATTTCATATAGGTAAAGTAGTAGAAGGAAAAGTATGTATAAACGAAAATGTAAAAGCTTCTATTGATGTAGAAAGACGCATTGATACTGCTAGAAATCATACAGCAACCCATTTACTTCATAAAGCATTAAAAGAAGTACTTGGAGGACATGTTGAACAGGCAGGTTCATTAGTTACTCCTGATAGATTGAGATTTGATTTCACTCATTTTCAAGGTATTACAAACGAAGAAATTGAAGAAATCGAAAAAATTGTTAATAAAAAGATATTTGAATCTATAAAAGTAGATATTATTGAAACTTCTTTAGATAATGCAAAGAAGATGGGTGCAACAGCATTATTTGGAGAAAAATACGGACAGGTTGTAAGAGTAGTTAGCATAGGTGAATTTAGTAGAGAACTTTGCGGTGGTACACATGTAAGAAATTCAAGTGAAATAAGCTTATTTAAAATAATAAGTGAGTCAGGTGTAGCTGCTGGGGTAAGAAGAATAGAAGCTATTACAGGCAGAGCAGTATATAAATACATGTCAGAAATGAATAAAAAAATTAAAAATATTGCAGTTGCTTTAAAAACGAATGTAAATGATATAGAAAACAAGATAGAAGTATTAAATATGGAACTTAAAAATTTACAGAAAGAAAATGATATGTTAAAGAATAAATTAGCAAGTTCTTCATTAGATGAAATTATTAATTCTGCTGAAAATATTGAAGGCATAAATGTAGTAGCATATAAACTTGAAAATTTAGATATGAATAGCGTAAGAAATTTAGGAGATAAATTAAGAGATAAACTTGGAAACAGCTTTATTGTTTTAGGCAGTGAAAAAGATGGAAAAGTTAATTTTATAGCTATGGCTTCAGATGAAGCAGTTAAAAAAGGTATACATTCTGGTAAGATAATCAAAGAAGTAGCTAGTATTGCAGGTGGTGGAGGTGGTGGAAGACCAAATATGGCTCAAGCTGGAGCAAAGGACCCGTCAAAAATAGATAAGGCTTTATCAAAAGTTAAAGAGTTAGTGTTAAATAGTATAAAATAA
- a CDS encoding Fur family transcriptional regulator has product MIDSAEKLKDILKEKGYKLTPQRRAVLDTIINNQGKHLSTEEVYDYVKKNCPEIGLATVYRTLQLLDDLGIITKINLDDGCARYELNINSDDHQHHHLICTKCGAIIEVEVDLLDHLEAEIEKNYKFEIKDHKVKFFGLCSKCQ; this is encoded by the coding sequence ATGATAGATTCAGCTGAAAAATTAAAAGATATTTTAAAAGAAAAAGGATATAAATTAACTCCACAAAGAAGAGCAGTATTGGATACTATAATTAACAATCAGGGTAAACATTTAAGTACTGAAGAAGTTTATGATTATGTAAAAAAGAATTGTCCTGAAATAGGGCTTGCTACAGTTTATAGAACCTTGCAACTATTAGATGATCTAGGTATTATTACAAAAATAAATTTAGATGATGGCTGTGCAAGGTATGAATTAAATATTAATAGTGATGATCATCAGCATCATCATTTAATATGCACAAAGTGTGGAGCAATTATAGAAGTTGAAGTAGATTTGTTAGATCATCTAGAGGCAGAAATTGAAAAGAATTATAAATTTGAGATAAAGGACCATAAAGTTAAGTTTTTTGGGCTGTGTTCTAAATGTCAATAG
- the ruvX gene encoding Holliday junction resolvase RuvX — protein MRIMGLDVGDKTIGVAVSDLLGLTAQGVETIRRTSNKADFGRIKEIVEKMEVKKIVIGLPKNMNGTIGPQGEKVLKFADKLKKKVDVEIIMWDERLTTVAAEKMLISADISRKKRKKVIDKVAAVYILQGYLDSQR, from the coding sequence ATGAGAATAATGGGTTTAGATGTAGGAGATAAAACCATAGGAGTTGCAGTAAGTGATTTATTGGGCCTAACAGCTCAAGGGGTGGAAACTATAAGAAGAACCAGCAATAAAGCTGATTTCGGCAGGATAAAAGAAATTGTTGAAAAGATGGAAGTAAAGAAAATAGTCATAGGACTTCCAAAAAATATGAATGGTACGATAGGACCGCAGGGAGAAAAAGTATTAAAGTTTGCAGATAAGCTCAAGAAAAAAGTTGATGTAGAAATAATAATGTGGGATGAAAGATTGACAACTGTTGCTGCTGAGAAAATGTTGATTTCAGCTGATATTAGTAGGAAAAAGCGAAAAAAGGTTATTGATAAAGTTGCAGCAGTTTATATTTTACAGGGATATTTAGATAGCCAGAGGTGA
- a CDS encoding IreB family regulatory phosphoprotein produces the protein MNDKLNNLTMKFSVDKEEGSEIRNILNDVYVALKEKGYNPINQIVGYILSGDPTYITSHNNARNIIRKVERDELIEELLKNYLER, from the coding sequence ATGAATGACAAACTGAATAATTTAACAATGAAATTTAGTGTTGATAAGGAAGAAGGGAGTGAGATAAGAAATATTTTAAATGATGTATATGTGGCATTAAAAGAAAAAGGTTATAATCCAATAAATCAGATAGTAGGGTACATTCTTTCAGGAGACCCAACATATATAACTAGTCATAACAATGCAAGAAATATTATTAGAAAAGTTGAGAGAGATGAACTGATAGAAGAATTATTGAAAAATTATTTAGAACGTTAA
- a CDS encoding DUF1292 domain-containing protein: MENEKIITLIDEENNEKEFEIIATLEVENKEYAILLPLDEDTEEAVVFKIVEENGEEMLECVEDDDEFNKVAKAYEEMMEK, from the coding sequence ATGGAAAATGAAAAAATAATTACTCTAATTGATGAAGAAAACAATGAAAAAGAATTTGAGATTATTGCCACTTTAGAAGTTGAAAATAAAGAGTATGCCATTTTACTGCCTTTAGATGAAGATACTGAAGAGGCTGTAGTTTTTAAAATAGTGGAGGAAAATGGAGAAGAAATGTTAGAATGTGTTGAAGACGATGATGAATTTAATAAAGTAGCGAAGGCATATGAAGAAATGATGGAAAAATAA